The following coding sequences lie in one Spinacia oleracea cultivar Varoflay chromosome 1, BTI_SOV_V1, whole genome shotgun sequence genomic window:
- the LOC130465643 gene encoding nucleobase-ascorbate transporter 3-like, protein MGAALVSSAEATGTFYAAARLSGATPPPCHTLSRSIGWQVQEVVPKVFFSTFLSQENVGLLGLTHVGSRRVVQVSTSFMILFSIFGKFESFFASIPLPIFAAIYCVLYGIVAASGISFIQFTNNNSMRNMYVLGLSLFLGISIPYYFMSYTMTANHGPVNTGGAWILSFEVMTKSRLTK, encoded by the exons ATGGGTGCGGCACTTGTTTCGTCAGCAGAG GCCACTGGAACATTTTATGCAGCTGCCCGCCTATCTGGTGCCACTCCTCCTCCCTGTCATACGTTGAGCAGAAGTATAGGGTGGCAG gttcaagaagTTGTCCCTAAGGTTTTTTTCAGCACCTTCTTATCTCA GGAGAATGTTGGGCTTCTTGGACTGACACATGTAGGAAGTAGGAGAGTTGTTCAAGTGTCTACATCTTTCATGATCCTTTTCTCCATATTTG GAAAATTTGAATCCTTCTTTGCATCAATCCCTCTACCAATATTTGCTGCCATATATTGCGTTCTGTATGGAATAGTTG CTGCCAGTGGGATTTCCTTCATTCAATTTACGAACAATAATTCCATGAGGAATATGTACGTTTTGGGGCTGAGTCTTTTCCTTGGAATATCGATACCTTATTACTTTATGAGTTACACCATGACAGCAAATCATGGGCCTGTTAACACCGGTGGTGCATGG ATTCTCAGTTTCGAAGTTATGACAAAGAGCAGATTGACGAAGTAA